A genomic stretch from Candidatus Baltobacteraceae bacterium includes:
- a CDS encoding flagellar export chaperone FliS — protein sequence MTPQELKYLETSLTTAPKEELILRVYDALIMFARQAVDRLYNDPGDIQTIHNLLLRAQRACIELISSLNFDLGGDLATNLNLVYAYWHRELVRGNMEQDPTRIEKILPDIIDYRKTWAEAIKEWRKQQAAGGEELGDEFATTA from the coding sequence GTGACGCCGCAAGAGCTCAAGTATCTCGAGACGTCTCTAACGACGGCTCCGAAAGAGGAGCTGATTCTGCGCGTTTACGACGCGTTGATCATGTTCGCTCGTCAAGCCGTCGATCGTCTTTACAACGATCCGGGAGACATCCAGACGATACACAATCTCTTGCTGCGGGCGCAGCGTGCGTGCATCGAGCTGATTTCCTCGCTCAATTTCGATCTCGGCGGTGACCTCGCGACGAACCTGAACCTCGTGTACGCATACTGGCATCGCGAGCTGGTGCGCGGGAACATGGAACAAGACCCGACGCGCATCGAGAAAATTCTTCCCGACATCATCGACTATCGCAAAACGTGGGCGGAGGCAATCAAGGAATGGCGCAAGCAACAAGCCGCAGGCGGAGAGGAGCTCGGCGATGAGTTCGCAACGACCGCTTAG
- the fliD gene encoding flagellar filament capping protein FliD, producing MSGLSGVGSSTSSTQTGTLGNAAPISFPGIASGIDYNAIIEKLTSLTLAQNQPLTAESSTLASANKELLKISGLVQQVQQAIMQLGDPSLFNSFAATVSNGAFASAQQISGQTPQPGTTTILSQTLATSTQLSSDSAANKAVDVTQTLTNAGFQITPSNGSGSSGGKFTVNGTQLSYDAGTDTVNGALPATSIVSMLNGISGIKASFQNDELTITSTGSPLSLGSASDSGNLEQIFKLDTAQIVGGQESTSTTGGVTATDTLGGDGATDATGTLTINGNAIAYNSGETVQQLMNSINAVSGLSASIQGGNLVIATTTGAALTINDSNGDAGSFMLGFNGGMGAATTYQSVTSSAPVGGINPNVSLNLANSTTALNSGTTFSINGVAFTINPATMNLQDVINMINASNAGVTAAWNTTAGQLQLVAKATGPQSIVLGSPNDTSNFLQAFGLTTAGATTQTGQQASVTYQTASGGTATIYSNSNAITNIIPGVTLTLQQSTTSANPYTVTVAASNTNLISAINTFVSTYNAAINEINSSTTPPVVQTQAPGTPLTSGTATSSQVVPGGVLFDNSSVQELKDQLTNLVSGLTQTGSSSYNSFASIGLLLDSSIAVITSDSTSGSGDSNDSDDTGGLSTQTFDGTSGKLQALDAVTFDAAMAANPAAVQSMFTGTSGILSQLGTYLTYVTGSPTQLGPNGNFLGNAPDVSLLQGIENTNSAQIDSINQQIESVNDQATAQANQLRAQFTASETMIAQLQQEQASLSSILGTSSTSSTSS from the coding sequence ATGTCAGGACTTTCAGGCGTCGGCTCATCTACGAGTTCGACCCAGACCGGAACGCTCGGCAACGCTGCGCCGATTTCGTTCCCCGGTATCGCTTCGGGTATCGACTACAACGCAATTATCGAGAAGTTGACCTCGCTCACGCTGGCACAAAACCAGCCGTTGACTGCCGAGAGCAGCACGCTCGCGTCTGCAAACAAAGAGCTACTCAAGATCAGCGGGTTGGTCCAACAGGTCCAGCAAGCGATCATGCAGCTCGGCGATCCCTCCCTGTTCAATTCGTTTGCTGCGACCGTTAGCAATGGGGCCTTCGCATCGGCGCAACAGATTTCGGGCCAGACGCCTCAGCCCGGCACGACGACGATTCTGTCGCAAACGCTTGCGACCTCGACGCAGCTCTCGAGCGACTCGGCGGCGAACAAGGCTGTCGACGTCACTCAGACGCTCACCAATGCCGGATTCCAGATCACGCCGAGCAACGGCTCCGGAAGCTCAGGCGGAAAATTTACCGTCAACGGCACGCAGCTTTCGTACGACGCCGGCACCGATACGGTCAACGGCGCTCTTCCCGCAACCTCGATCGTCTCGATGCTGAACGGCATCAGCGGCATCAAGGCGAGCTTCCAAAACGACGAGTTGACGATTACGTCGACCGGCAGCCCGCTCTCGCTCGGCTCGGCATCGGATTCCGGAAACCTCGAGCAAATCTTCAAGCTCGACACTGCCCAGATCGTCGGGGGTCAAGAAAGCACTTCGACGACCGGCGGCGTGACGGCAACTGATACGCTCGGCGGCGACGGCGCGACCGACGCAACCGGTACGCTGACGATCAACGGGAACGCTATCGCCTACAACAGCGGCGAGACCGTCCAGCAGCTGATGAACTCAATCAACGCGGTTAGCGGGTTGAGTGCTTCGATTCAGGGTGGGAATCTCGTCATCGCGACGACCACCGGCGCGGCGCTGACGATCAACGACAGCAACGGTGACGCCGGCAGCTTCATGCTCGGCTTCAACGGTGGAATGGGAGCTGCGACGACCTATCAATCGGTCACGTCGTCAGCACCGGTCGGCGGTATCAATCCGAACGTTTCGCTGAATCTCGCCAACAGCACGACGGCGCTCAACAGCGGGACGACGTTTAGCATCAACGGCGTTGCGTTCACGATCAATCCGGCGACGATGAACCTGCAAGACGTGATCAACATGATCAACGCCTCGAATGCTGGCGTTACCGCTGCGTGGAACACGACGGCCGGTCAGCTGCAGCTCGTTGCCAAAGCGACCGGACCCCAAAGCATCGTCCTGGGCTCGCCGAACGACACGAGCAACTTCCTCCAAGCCTTCGGCCTGACAACAGCAGGAGCGACGACGCAAACGGGCCAGCAGGCCTCGGTTACGTATCAGACAGCGTCCGGCGGAACAGCGACGATCTACAGCAACAGCAATGCGATCACGAACATCATTCCGGGCGTGACGCTGACACTGCAGCAGAGCACGACGTCCGCGAATCCTTACACCGTTACGGTCGCGGCCAGCAATACGAACCTCATCAGCGCGATCAACACGTTCGTATCGACGTACAACGCTGCGATCAATGAGATCAACAGCTCAACGACGCCGCCGGTCGTCCAGACGCAAGCTCCGGGTACGCCCTTAACGTCCGGCACGGCGACTTCCAGTCAAGTCGTCCCGGGCGGCGTGCTGTTTGACAACTCCTCAGTTCAAGAACTGAAGGATCAGCTTACCAATCTCGTTTCAGGGCTCACCCAAACGGGATCGTCGTCGTATAACTCGTTTGCTTCAATCGGCCTTTTGCTCGACTCGAGCATTGCGGTTATCACGAGCGACTCGACTTCCGGCTCTGGCGACTCGAATGATTCGGACGACACCGGCGGACTCTCGACCCAGACGTTCGATGGAACGAGTGGAAAACTACAAGCACTCGATGCCGTAACGTTTGATGCAGCCATGGCAGCAAACCCGGCCGCAGTGCAGAGCATGTTCACCGGCACGAGCGGCATACTTTCGCAGCTCGGCACGTATCTTACATATGTCACGGGCTCACCGACGCAACTCGGCCCGAACGGCAACTTCCTCGGCAATGCGCCGGACGTATCGTTGCTGCAAGGAATCGAGAACACGAACTCGGCGCAGATCGACTCGATCAATCAGCAGATTGAATCGGTCAACGATCAGGCGACGGCGCAGGCCAACCAGCTACGCGCGCAGTTCACGGCGTCGGAGACGATGATCGCGCAGCTGCAGCAAGAGCAGGCATCGCTCTCGAGCATCCTCGGAACGTCCTCGACGTCGTCGACCTCGAGCTGA
- a CDS encoding AAA family ATPase, with the protein MSRAFQRFGLERDPFLDTSDPHFFWEMPAVARAKAKLLSSIDESRGLTVVIGDPGSGKTSLALAVETTLLVRDDVLLGKILDPHFTSETEFLLAVGRAFGLGLPARTPAFLKNALKNFLFDTAVLESRTVVLFFDEAQTLAPESIETLRLLLNFDIPQRKLINLVLFGQSELEPRILGQRNLYDRVDGWIRLGPLDEQAARALILHRLVRAGARDPQSIFTEGALDIVVRAAAGLPRRLIRVARGAMEEAAAHGQSRVFEEQALLAARDRGLAVTRRDIAPPPTLVERAPLPIPEPVPVVAGGIPEARIPVTESGRRIGGFMRFFNTRRIGV; encoded by the coding sequence ATGTCAAGGGCCTTCCAACGCTTCGGTCTCGAGAGAGATCCGTTTCTCGATACCTCTGATCCGCATTTCTTCTGGGAGATGCCGGCAGTCGCGCGAGCCAAGGCCAAGCTGCTCTCGTCCATCGACGAGTCGCGTGGCCTCACGGTCGTGATCGGCGATCCGGGCTCCGGGAAGACAAGCCTCGCGCTTGCGGTCGAGACTACCCTTCTCGTACGGGACGATGTCCTGTTGGGAAAGATTCTTGACCCGCACTTTACGAGCGAGACCGAATTCTTGCTCGCCGTCGGTCGCGCGTTCGGCCTCGGTTTGCCCGCGAGAACGCCCGCATTCCTTAAGAACGCGCTGAAGAACTTTCTCTTTGATACGGCCGTTCTCGAGAGCCGCACCGTCGTTCTGTTTTTCGACGAGGCGCAAACGCTGGCTCCCGAGAGCATCGAGACGCTCCGTCTTCTTCTGAACTTTGACATCCCGCAGCGCAAGCTCATCAATCTCGTCCTGTTCGGACAGAGCGAGCTTGAGCCGCGGATTCTCGGGCAACGCAATCTCTACGACCGCGTCGACGGCTGGATCCGTCTGGGACCGCTTGACGAACAGGCCGCCCGGGCGCTGATCCTTCACCGCTTGGTGCGGGCCGGCGCTCGCGACCCGCAATCGATCTTCACCGAGGGTGCCCTTGATATCGTCGTACGCGCGGCAGCCGGACTTCCGCGCCGCCTGATTCGCGTCGCACGCGGTGCGATGGAAGAGGCCGCAGCCCACGGCCAAAGCCGAGTTTTCGAAGAGCAGGCGCTCCTTGCAGCCCGCGACCGTGGCCTGGCCGTCACGCGCCGCGATATCGCGCCGCCGCCAACTCTGGTCGAGCGCGCGCCGCTGCCGATTCCAGAGCCCGTCCCGGTCGTCGCCGGTGGAATTCCCGAGGCGCGCATTCCGGTCACGGAATCAGGCCGCCGGATCGGGGGCTTCATGCGGTTTTTCAACACGCGGCGGATAGGCGTCTAG